GCACTGCTCCAGCCTCGGATCGCCGACGGGCACCAGAGGCTTCTCCTTCAGCCCCTGCCAGAACACCAGTCCGTAGGCGCTGCCCACCGCCAGCCATGCCGCCGCGTCCATCCAGTGCAGCGCCACGCCCTTCGTGTGCAGCACCGGCATGATCTGCCAGTACAGGTCGCAGAAGTGCATCAGCATCATCCAGCCGGCGAAGAAGCCCAGCAGCTTCAGGTTCCTCTTGTTGGCGCGCGGCAGCAGCGTGAAGAACGGCAGAATGAAGTGCCCGATGGCCAGAATCGGTCCGAACGCCGCCCAGCTCCCCTGCAGCCGCTTGTGGAACCAGAACGTCTCCTCGGGCAGGTTGCTGTACCAGATCAGCATGTACTGCGAGAACGTCACATACGCCCAGAACGTCGTCAGCGCGAACAGCCACTTGCCCAGGTCGTGGTAGTGCTCCTCGCGGATCGACTGCGTCAGATAGCCTGCCGAACGCAGCCCGAGCGTGACGGCGATGAGGATCGCCATGAACCCGACGGCGCCGCCCGCCAGGAAGTAGACGCCGAACATCGTCGAGAACCAGTGCGGCTCCAGCGACATCACCCAGTCGAACGCCGCCATCGAAGCCATCAGGAACAGCACCACCGTGCCCGGCGCGCTCCACTTCGCCGCCGCTTTCGTGTCTTCGATCGAGCCGCTCTCGTCCTGCCGGCGGCTGATCGAGTACAGCCTCAGCGCGAACACGCTCCACAGCGCAATCGCGATCAGCCCGCGCAGGATGAACCACTTCTCGTTCAGATACCCGAGCTTGGCCGAAATCACCGGATCCTTCGCCGCCTCCGCGTGCGACCACTCATAGAGCGAGTGGATGCCCGCAAACACGGGCAGCACCAGCAGGAACGCCAGCGGCACCGTCCGCATCATGTTCTCCATCAGCCGCCGCACGGTGACGCTCCACGCGCTGCCCGTCAGGTGCTGCATCATCACGAAAAACAGCGCCCCCAGCGACACCGACGCGAAGTAGGCAAACGCCACCAGATACGAGAAGTGGAACTGCTGGCGGTCCAGCGCGAATCCCGCCGCCAGCGCAAGCCACGACACCAGCGCCACCAGCGCCAGCGAGTTGCGCACTGCGCTCCACGCCTCCGGCTGGAGGAAGTAGCTTTCCGAAGCGTGTTCTCTGTGTTCAGCCATTCGCGTTCCCTCGCTCCTCAGCGGATCCGGCTCTGCAGCTCCGGCGGCACGTCGTCCATCGTGCCCCGCCAGGAGCGCTGCAGCGCGCGGATGTAGGCGACGATCGCCCAGCGGTCGTTTTCGGAAATCTGATAGCGGTAGCCGGGCATCGACCGGCGCCCGTTGGCGATCACGTGGTACAGCTCGCCGTCGACGAAATTCACGATCCGCTCGTCGTGCAGGTTGCCCGGCACCCAGACAGCCTTCGCCGGCACGATGCCGCGCCCCGATCCCGTGCGGTCATGGCAGGGCGCGCAGTAGATGTCATACTTGCGCTGGCCCTGGACGAGCGTC
This DNA window, taken from Bryobacteraceae bacterium, encodes the following:
- a CDS encoding membrane protein, which encodes MAEHREHASESYFLQPEAWSAVRNSLALVALVSWLALAAGFALDRQQFHFSYLVAFAYFASVSLGALFFVMMQHLTGSAWSVTVRRLMENMMRTVPLAFLLVLPVFAGIHSLYEWSHAEAAKDPVISAKLGYLNEKWFILRGLIAIALWSVFALRLYSISRRQDESGSIEDTKAAAKWSAPGTVVLFLMASMAAFDWVMSLEPHWFSTMFGVYFLAGGAVGFMAILIAVTLGLRSAGYLTQSIREEHYHDLGKWLFALTTFWAYVTFSQYMLIWYSNLPEETFWFHKRLQGSWAAFGPILAIGHFILPFFTLLPRANKRNLKLLGFFAGWMMLMHFCDLYWQIMPVLHTKGVALHWMDAAAWLAVGSAYGLVFWQGLKEKPLVPVGDPRLEQCLAFHNV
- a CDS encoding quinol:cytochrome C oxidoreductase; translation: MMRAASRPVAAAVLALAATALTGCSNFPSRQPPIWVWWDMKKQDKYKPQAESAFFADGRTSRAPVEGSVARELYRPDTAFSTGINPDGTYVARNPLPITKETLVQGQRKYDIYCAPCHDRTGSGRGIVPAKAVWVPGNLHDERIVNFVDGELYHVIANGRRSMPGYRYQISENDRWAIVAYIRALQRSWRGTMDDVPPELQSRIR